The window CCGGCTTACATCGCCCCAGAGGTCCTGTCTCGTCGAGAATATGACGGCAAGGTACAAACTGTACTGTAAAATATTTTCAAGTGAAAGTTTGCATAGCGCATTTTACACATTAAGCTATGTATGCTCTACATTAtcataattttcaaaatttatgcAAAGTTATCATTTGTTCATAATTTCGCGATACAATTTGTAGTTGGCGGATGTATGGTCATGTGGAGTGACACTATATGTTATGCTTGTGGGAGCATACCCTTTTGAAGATCCATCTGACCCCAAAAACTTCAGGAAAACCATCACTGTAAGTCTCATTAACcttttggcaaaaaaaaaaaacttcttaaaAACTGTAGATTTCGACCCATTCATAATAGAATCGGTTTATTTTGAGCTGTAAATTTCTGCTAAGGGCTTTTTCTAAACGTTAACGTTTATTAAGTACTTACAACTCGATACATTGTTATGTAACTTTGTTTTGATGATAGATATAATCACACTTAATTAATTAGTGTTGTTCAAGAGGTCAAACACAGAACAATGAGCTCAGACTCAACATGGTTAGACCCATATCCATTTTGACATATTATCTGACCCgtttataattttcttttgtattgCAGCGTATAATGTCCATTCAATATAAGATCCCGGATTACGTCCATATATCTCAGGAATGCAAACAACTTCTTTCACGGATATTCGTTGCAAATCCTGCAAGAGTACGAAACACTTTTCTAAAATTGATTGATTATTCTaacttaaaacttttaaagcTATAAATTAGTCTTAATGCtttatgattaaatatatagCGGATCACAATCAAGGAAATCAAGAATCATCCATGGTTCTTAAAGAATTTGCCAAGAGAGCTCATGGAATCGACTCAAACCAACTATTATCAACGTGACAACCCGACTTTTTCACTTCAGAGTGTGGAAGACATCATGAAGATTGTGGCGGAGGCAAGAAACCCCCCGCCATCATCAAGATCCAAAGGGTATTTTGGTTGGGGAGCAGAAGAAGACGATGAAAAAGAGGATGAAGTTGACGAAGAagacgtagaagaagaagaagatgaatatGAAAAGAGGGTGAAAGAAGTTCATGCTAGTGGTGAATTCAATGTCGTTTaagcatatataattatatatgatatattgtattatgattttaaacaacgttttttggttttatatatatatatatttttatagtaaaattgtttaaaataatattcACGATGTAGCTTCTATGGTATTAAGTTACATTTTCTGGCAAATGTTAACATCCATCTGTTAGCAAAATCCTTTGTATGAAAAATGGGTCGTTAGTGATCAACATGTAGTGCGGTGGCATTTAATCAGCATAGAAGAGTATACATATTGTGAATAGCACAGCTTGACATCACATTAGAATATATGAATCCCAAAcacattattatacatatatgcaCATAGGAAAAGGTTCACGTAAGAACCAattgaattggaagaaccatgagaacctttaaattataaggtgatgttcatatgtgaattgtatatgtgaacaaatttattcacatatgaacagaTCAAATTGTACTTAATAtacctatgttcatatgtgaatagttctcacatgaaccttaccCTATCCACATAACATCATCTGTAGTGCATGAAATAGTGATTATTCCTTGtccatatatattagttttcaaCTCCTAGTAAATTAGAAGCACTAAGATACACATGCAAATAAGTAGAATATTAAACAAGCTAGTTCAGTACCCCCATCATATCTGCACCAAGTATGTTTTGTTGCGACTGTTCCAAGCATCCATTGCATTGTTATGACCAACAATTATAACAAAAACTTCAGTTGCATCTTGTGTTTTCTCCATGTGATGAGATTGGGTTTGGTTGCTGAAACGCATACCTCAGGACGCGGCAACCATTGAGGACTTCCTCTGGGAGAATGCTCTAAACGGAACATTCATTTCTGATGCAAATAAGCCAAAATCAATGAGATAATTATTTCTTATATCCAATTACAGGAAGTAGGTTCTTGGCATAAAAATGCGGATACAAAGTAGTATATATGACatgatataaattatatgtagTATAAATGACATATACCTTTATATCTGGTGTCAAATCCAATGATGAGACAAATATTGGTATGTTGTATAAACCGCTCCCTATGTAGGAAGTAGTCTCCCGTTGTTAATTGAAAAGCAGAGAGATCCCCGCCAATGATATGATTCCATGACTTGTAATAACCTAAGGTATCTATTTCTTCTTCCATGTTTCCATCATTATATACAAGACCAATCCCACATTCCTTTGTCACTTGTCCTCCATGATAATCTGTTATATTGACAGTAATGTGGTCACCAGCTTCCATATCATCCATCCCAAACATCCAATGGGTTAGCACTGTTATATACTTTCCACCTACACTGACATTGTCAATATAATGCTTGTATATCCAGGTGCGGTTCTTTGTTTTATTAGTAATTTTGATCGGTGGTATCGAAAAGAACTCATCATATGAATACCGAAACATCTCATCTGAAAATCCAGACTTCTGCACATAGCAGAAATTCAATCCTCTAAGCTTGTCAGGAGATGATGGGATGGTAACTGAAATCGATGACCCCTCGCTTGTATCGCTAATCCAATTCGGCATCTTTTCCCCTCCATAAATTGTGCTGAATACTCCAAATTCATAATACATCTGTTCCAAATTACAAGAAGCTTAATAACAAgcataaataacaaataatcttatataaaatatatccaGACAATTAGAGGCAACCTGGCTTTTAAATCCCTCAATTCCTCTAACTGAATCATAAGTTTCCAAATGCCTCCTTTTAACAAACGCCAAATTACTCCAGCCTAAACTATGTAATAACTTCCCCTCAACATCTGACATAGGTTGGATTTTGACGATGCCATCAATTTCAAACAAAGAAGGTGCTAATAAAAACGGATCCACTGATAACTTTAGCGGGGACATTTCATGCTTAAATTTGATTTTCCTTAGAAAACTATAACGATTGTGTTGGCAATCGTAGGTATCAAGGATCAATTGACTTAGCGTTTGTGGAGGACCCTCGATTGATCTGAGCATATTACAGTTCTTCATGCTAAGTTTCTCCAGCATATGAAGGTGTCTCACACAATCTGGCAGTGAAACGATTGGATTGCCATCTAgaattaaaacttttaacataGATAGGGAGCTGAAGTCTGTGGTAAAGGAATCGTTGGAGAGATTATTATTTGCAAGTGACAAGCTTACTAATGAAGTCAGAAAAGATTTCCCAAGGGAATTTAAATTACTCTGCAAAGTCTCCACAATGGCAGAGGAAGAGATTTCTGAGTTTATATAGCCGTTGCTGGCAACGCGCACATCTAATGAATCCACATCCCTCTTTGCAACTGGAAACTCACAAAGACCGCAACCATCAAGAAATAATGTTTGTAGCTTCTTTAACTTTCCTATGGATCTTA is drawn from Erigeron canadensis isolate Cc75 chromosome 9, C_canadensis_v1, whole genome shotgun sequence and contains these coding sequences:
- the LOC122583989 gene encoding serine/threonine-protein kinase SAPK7 — protein: MDKYEVVKDLGSGNFGVARLMRHKETKDLVAMKYIERGAKIDENVAREIINHRSLRHPNIIRFKEVVLTPTHLAIVMEYAAGGELFDRICTAGRFSEDEARYFFQQLISGVSFCHSMQICHRDLKLENTLLDGSRAPRLKICDFGYSKSSLLHSRPKSTVGTPAYIAPEVLSRREYDGKLADVWSCGVTLYVMLVGAYPFEDPSDPKNFRKTITRIMSIQYKIPDYVHISQECKQLLSRIFVANPARRITIKEIKNHPWFLKNLPRELMESTQTNYYQRDNPTFSLQSVEDIMKIVAEARNPPPSSRSKGYFGWGAEEDDEKEDEVDEEDVEEEEDEYEKRVKEVHASGEFNVV